A genome region from bacterium includes the following:
- a CDS encoding NADH-dependent [FeFe] hydrogenase, group A6, with the protein MSTESRMNPDTSRAPVSQKAQQIAPHADENAVGAQVRMSIDGQEIKVPMGTTILDAAKRLGIHIPTLCHHADLCSAGLCRVCVVEVEGQRALQAACAYPVTSPLTIHTHTRKVRNARRHVIDLLLSEHVGECYTCFRTNNCELQSLAKEMGVTHFRFGQRTERRHMTDTSSYSVVRNMDKCVLCRRCVRTCIDLQEVGVLEACHRGSETAIETFRDKPLGEVVCINCGQCINRCPTGALRANDPTEEIWRLIDDPSKHVVIQTAPAPRAAIGECFGCEPGTPMTFEMNTALKLCGFDKAFDTNFTADLTIIEEGTELLLRLHRALVQGDREAALPQFTSCSPGWVKYLEHFYPEYIPNLSSAKSPQQMFGAVIKTYYAQLHNIDPKDIVTVALMPCSAKKFECNRPEMRDSGVKDVDYGLTTRELAQMFMEAGIDLPRLPKSDFDDPFGTATGSGVIFGATGGVMEAALRTVIEVVCGIQVENLFDHADIIPVRGFDGIRYVELPIQDVGPVIPMFKHLVDSWSWLKGATLKVAVAHGTANAKRVMDDIKAGGRFSECHFIEFMGCPGGCLGGGGQPIPTSPEIRAARAKAIYAEDSSYKVRKSHENPAVLELYTKFLTEGPCGHLSHKLLHTHYTARGKFMA; encoded by the coding sequence ATGAGCACCGAGAGCAGAATGAATCCCGATACGAGCCGCGCCCCTGTCTCCCAGAAGGCGCAGCAGATCGCCCCCCACGCCGACGAGAACGCTGTCGGCGCGCAGGTCCGCATGTCCATCGACGGCCAGGAGATCAAAGTGCCCATGGGCACCACCATCCTGGACGCGGCCAAGCGCCTGGGCATCCACATCCCCACCCTCTGCCACCACGCCGACCTGTGCAGCGCCGGCCTCTGCCGTGTCTGCGTCGTCGAGGTGGAGGGCCAACGCGCCCTGCAAGCCGCCTGCGCCTACCCCGTCACCAGTCCCTTGACGATCCACACCCACACGCGCAAGGTGCGCAACGCCCGGCGCCATGTGATCGACCTCTTGCTCAGCGAGCACGTGGGTGAATGCTACACCTGCTTCCGCACCAACAACTGCGAGCTGCAGTCCCTGGCCAAGGAGATGGGCGTGACCCATTTCCGCTTCGGCCAGCGCACGGAACGCCGGCACATGACGGACACGAGCAGCTATTCCGTCGTGCGCAACATGGACAAGTGCGTGCTCTGCCGCCGCTGCGTGCGCACCTGCATCGACCTGCAGGAGGTGGGCGTGCTGGAAGCCTGCCACCGCGGCAGCGAGACGGCAATCGAGACCTTCCGCGACAAGCCCCTGGGCGAGGTGGTCTGCATCAACTGCGGGCAGTGCATCAACCGCTGCCCCACCGGCGCCCTGCGCGCCAACGACCCCACCGAGGAGATCTGGCGCCTCATCGACGACCCAAGCAAGCACGTCGTCATCCAGACCGCCCCGGCCCCCCGCGCCGCCATCGGCGAGTGCTTCGGCTGCGAGCCGGGCACACCCATGACCTTCGAGATGAATACGGCGCTCAAGCTCTGCGGCTTCGACAAGGCCTTCGACACCAACTTCACGGCGGACTTGACCATCATCGAGGAGGGGACGGAGCTGCTGCTGCGCCTCCACCGCGCGCTGGTCCAGGGCGACCGCGAGGCGGCCCTGCCCCAGTTCACCAGTTGCTCGCCGGGCTGGGTCAAATACCTCGAGCACTTCTACCCGGAGTACATCCCCAACCTGAGCAGCGCCAAAAGCCCGCAACAGATGTTCGGCGCGGTGATCAAGACCTACTACGCCCAGCTGCACAACATCGACCCCAAGGACATCGTCACCGTGGCGCTGATGCCCTGCTCGGCCAAGAAGTTCGAGTGCAACCGCCCGGAGATGCGCGACAGCGGCGTCAAGGACGTGGACTACGGCCTGACCACGCGGGAGCTGGCCCAGATGTTCATGGAGGCGGGCATCGACCTGCCGCGCCTGCCCAAGTCGGATTTTGATGATCCCTTCGGCACGGCGACGGGCTCGGGCGTCATCTTCGGCGCCACGGGCGGCGTGATGGAGGCGGCGCTGCGCACGGTGATCGAGGTGGTGTGCGGCATCCAGGTGGAGAACCTCTTCGACCACGCCGACATCATCCCGGTGCGCGGCTTCGACGGCATCCGCTACGTGGAACTGCCCATCCAGGACGTCGGCCCGGTCATCCCCATGTTCAAGCACCTGGTGGACAGCTGGTCCTGGTTGAAGGGCGCCACCCTCAAGGTGGCGGTGGCCCACGGCACGGCCAACGCCAAGAGAGTGATGGACGACATCAAGGCGGGCGGCCGCTTCAGCGAGTGCCATTTCATCGAGTTCATGGGCTGTCCGGGCGGCTGCCTGGGTGGCGGTGGACAGCCGATTCCCACCTCGCCCGAGATCCGCGCGGCGCGGGCCAAGGCCATCTACGCGGAGGACAGCTCCTACAAGGTGCGCAAGTCGCACGAGAATCCGGCCGTGCTGGAACTCTACACCAAGTTCCTGACGGAAGGCCCCTGCGGACATCTCAGCCACAAGCTGCTGCACACCCACTACACGGCGCGCGGCAAGTTCATGGCCTGA
- the hydG gene encoding [FeFe] hydrogenase H-cluster radical SAM maturase HydG, whose amino-acid sequence MQGARGHDAAAVREVLACAALGRGLDDGQMATLMGVSDPELLAELFATAAQVKREIYGNRLVIFAPLYISNLCANDCAYCAFSVKNKGLKRRALRQDEIAREVLHLIRTGHKRVLLVAGEAYPRQGFRYVLDSIETVYQTKEGPGEIRRVNVNVAPLTVEEFRELKGARIGTYQIFQETYHPETYKAVHTRGPKSDYDWRITAMDRAMTAGIDDVGVGVLFGLFDWRWELLALMQHVRHLEKHFGCGPHTVSVPRLEPAAGSSISEHPPKPVSDIEFRKLVAILRLAVPYTGIIMSTRETTVMRRATFALGVSQISAGSRTNPGGYEDEEEACDRVSVEGDDQAALRAHELEEETGAQFSLGDHRELDEVVADLVRMEYIPSFCTGCYRLGRTGMDFMDLAKPGDIRAHCDPNAVSTFLEYLLDYASPATRAAGEVLIPELLEKMADGPRETSRRLVEQVRAGRRDVYC is encoded by the coding sequence CTGCAAGGGGCGCGCGGCCATGACGCCGCCGCCGTGCGCGAGGTGCTGGCCTGCGCCGCGCTGGGCCGCGGCCTGGATGACGGACAGATGGCCACCTTGATGGGTGTGAGCGACCCGGAGCTGCTCGCGGAGCTTTTCGCCACGGCGGCGCAGGTCAAGCGCGAGATCTACGGCAACCGCCTGGTCATCTTCGCCCCCCTCTACATCTCCAACCTCTGCGCCAACGATTGCGCCTACTGCGCCTTCAGCGTCAAGAACAAGGGTTTGAAACGCCGCGCCCTGCGCCAGGACGAGATTGCCCGCGAGGTGCTCCACCTCATCCGCACCGGCCACAAGCGCGTGCTGCTGGTGGCGGGCGAGGCTTATCCGCGCCAGGGTTTCCGCTACGTGCTGGACTCCATCGAGACGGTCTACCAGACGAAGGAGGGCCCCGGCGAGATCCGCCGCGTCAACGTCAACGTGGCCCCGCTCACGGTGGAGGAGTTCCGCGAGCTGAAGGGCGCGCGCATCGGCACCTACCAGATCTTCCAGGAGACCTACCACCCGGAGACCTACAAGGCCGTCCACACGCGCGGCCCCAAGTCCGACTACGACTGGCGCATCACGGCCATGGACCGCGCCATGACGGCGGGGATCGACGACGTGGGCGTGGGCGTCCTCTTCGGCCTCTTCGACTGGCGCTGGGAGCTGCTCGCCCTCATGCAGCACGTGCGCCACCTGGAGAAGCACTTCGGCTGCGGGCCGCACACGGTGAGCGTGCCGCGCCTGGAGCCGGCCGCGGGCTCCAGCATCAGCGAGCATCCGCCCAAGCCCGTCTCCGACATCGAGTTCCGCAAGCTGGTGGCCATCCTGCGCCTGGCCGTGCCCTACACGGGCATCATCATGTCCACGCGCGAGACGACCGTGATGCGCCGCGCCACCTTCGCCCTGGGCGTCTCGCAGATCTCGGCGGGCAGCCGCACCAATCCCGGCGGCTACGAGGACGAGGAGGAGGCCTGCGACCGTGTCTCCGTCGAGGGGGACGACCAGGCCGCCCTGCGCGCCCACGAGCTGGAGGAGGAGACGGGCGCCCAGTTCAGCCTGGGCGACCACCGCGAGCTGGACGAGGTGGTGGCCGACCTGGTGCGCATGGAATACATCCCCAGCTTCTGCACGGGCTGCTATCGCCTGGGGCGCACGGGCATGGACTTCATGGACCTGGCCAAGCCGGGGGACATCCGTGCCCACTGCGACCCCAACGCCGTCTCCACCTTCCTCGAGTACCTGCTTGACTACGCCAGCCCGGCCACCCGCGCCGCCGGCGAGGTCCTTATTCCCGAGCTGCTGGAGAAGATGGCCGATGGTCCGCGCGAGACCTCGCGCCGCCTGGTGGAGCAGGTGCGGGCCGGGCGGCGGGATGTCTACTGCTGA
- a CDS encoding aspartate ammonia-lyase, which produces MKTRIERDLLGERDVPEHARWGIHGLRARENFPLSGRPCHPELVKAYGLVKLACARMNESLGLWRDDPARGEAIRRACRELADGEGLEQVVGDALQGGAGTSLNMTVNEVLANRALELLGEPRGTCGRVSPADDLNRHQSTNDTYPTALRLAALRGLKVLEQAVLELQEAFQDRERAFAHLVKVGRTQLQDAVLTTLGRSMSAYAEALSRDRWRIFKAQERLRVVNLGGTAIGSGLGAPRAFVFGAVDHLRELSGLPLARAENLLEATQNADVFVETGGLLKALAVTLKKSANDLRLLASGPEAGLGELRLPPRQAGSSIMPGKVNPVIPEAVVQVAMLVEGNDVAITQAAGAGTLELNPFLPLIADRLLESLDLLTAVCRIYRTHCVLGLEANEERLIAQVEGSTAAATALVPRLGHEAVCALVERSRAAGRTIRGQVLAEGLLTEEEYRAAISPEAVTRLGS; this is translated from the coding sequence ATGAAGACCCGGATCGAGCGCGATCTGCTGGGCGAGCGCGACGTGCCGGAGCACGCGCGCTGGGGCATCCACGGCCTGCGGGCCCGTGAGAACTTCCCCCTGAGCGGCCGCCCCTGCCATCCGGAGCTGGTCAAGGCCTACGGGCTGGTCAAGCTGGCCTGCGCCCGCATGAACGAGTCGCTGGGCCTCTGGCGGGACGACCCTGCCCGCGGCGAGGCCATCCGGCGCGCCTGCCGGGAGCTGGCCGACGGGGAAGGCCTGGAGCAGGTGGTGGGCGACGCCCTGCAGGGCGGCGCCGGCACCAGCCTCAACATGACCGTCAACGAGGTGCTGGCCAATCGCGCCCTGGAACTGCTGGGCGAGCCGCGCGGCACCTGTGGCCGCGTCTCGCCGGCGGACGACCTCAACCGCCACCAGTCCACCAACGACACCTACCCCACCGCCCTCCGCCTGGCCGCCCTGCGTGGTCTGAAGGTATTGGAGCAGGCCGTGCTCGAGCTGCAGGAGGCCTTCCAGGACCGCGAGCGCGCGTTCGCGCACCTGGTCAAGGTGGGGCGCACCCAGTTGCAGGACGCCGTGCTGACGACCCTGGGGCGGAGCATGTCCGCCTATGCCGAGGCCCTCTCCCGCGACCGCTGGCGCATCTTCAAAGCCCAGGAGCGCCTGCGCGTCGTCAACCTGGGCGGCACAGCCATCGGCAGCGGGCTGGGCGCGCCGCGGGCCTTCGTCTTCGGCGCCGTGGACCACTTGCGCGAGCTGAGCGGCCTGCCCCTGGCCCGCGCCGAGAATCTGCTGGAGGCCACCCAGAACGCCGACGTCTTCGTGGAGACGGGCGGCCTGCTCAAGGCCCTGGCCGTGACCCTGAAGAAGAGCGCCAACGACCTGCGCCTGTTGGCCAGCGGACCGGAGGCGGGGCTGGGCGAGCTGCGCCTCCCCCCCCGCCAGGCCGGGAGCAGCATCATGCCGGGCAAGGTCAATCCCGTCATCCCCGAGGCGGTCGTCCAGGTGGCGATGCTGGTGGAGGGCAACGACGTGGCCATCACCCAGGCGGCGGGGGCGGGCACCCTCGAACTCAACCCCTTCCTGCCCCTCATCGCCGACCGCCTGCTGGAGTCGTTGGACCTGCTCACCGCGGTCTGCCGCATCTACCGAACGCACTGCGTGCTGGGGCTGGAAGCCAACGAGGAGCGGCTCATCGCCCAGGTGGAGGGCTCCACCGCGGCGGCCACGGCCCTGGTGCCGCGCCTGGGCCACGAGGCGGTCTGTGCGCTGGTGGAACGGTCCCGAGCCGCCGGCCGCACCATCCGCGGGCAGGTGCTGGCCGAAGGCCTGCTGACGGAGGAGGAGTACCGGGCGGCCATCTCGCCGGAAGCGGTCACGCGGCTGGGGTCGTGA
- the hydF gene encoding [FeFe] hydrogenase H-cluster maturation GTPase HydF produces the protein MPKVRKGLRLHIGIFGRRNVGKSSLLNALTRQQAAIVSAVAGTTTDPVEKPMELQPLGPVLFIDTAGIDDEGALGGQRIAKTRQVLDRTDLGVIVCDQPVWGGFEQHLLEELQTRQVPVVAVFSKGDLVAADEAEVCRLAALGLAVVRTTATAGPQGALGLAAGVADLREALLEKAPEEWLNQPALLADLVRPGEPVVLVVPIDKEAPAGRLILPQQQAIRELLDADAWALVVKERELSGALAALGRPPALVVTDSQAFLKVAADTPPTVPMTSFSILFARRQGDLTELARGAAAIERLRAGDRVLVAEACGHHPGGEDIGRVKIPRWLRQVVGGALEFDHVQGHDFPPDLSPWRLVIHCGACMWNRREVLNRLLHCRRAGVPMTNYGIAIAASLGILERALAPFPAALEAWREERLGG, from the coding sequence ATGCCCAAGGTGAGGAAGGGCCTGCGCCTGCACATCGGCATCTTCGGCCGGCGCAACGTGGGCAAGAGCAGCCTGCTCAACGCCCTGACCCGCCAGCAGGCGGCCATTGTCAGCGCGGTGGCGGGCACGACGACGGACCCGGTGGAGAAGCCCATGGAGCTGCAGCCGCTGGGCCCCGTCCTCTTCATCGACACGGCCGGCATCGACGACGAAGGCGCCCTGGGCGGGCAGCGCATCGCCAAGACGCGCCAGGTGCTGGACCGGACGGATTTGGGCGTCATCGTCTGCGACCAGCCCGTCTGGGGCGGCTTCGAGCAGCACCTGCTCGAGGAGTTGCAGACCCGCCAGGTGCCGGTGGTGGCGGTTTTCAGCAAGGGTGACCTCGTGGCGGCGGACGAGGCGGAGGTCTGCCGCCTGGCCGCCCTGGGCCTGGCCGTGGTGCGCACGACGGCGACCGCGGGGCCGCAAGGGGCGCTGGGCCTGGCCGCCGGCGTGGCCGACCTGCGCGAGGCCCTGCTCGAGAAGGCGCCGGAGGAATGGCTCAACCAGCCGGCGCTGCTGGCCGACCTGGTGCGTCCCGGCGAGCCGGTCGTGCTGGTCGTGCCCATCGACAAGGAGGCCCCCGCCGGCCGCCTCATCCTGCCGCAGCAGCAGGCCATCCGCGAGTTGCTCGACGCCGACGCCTGGGCCCTGGTCGTCAAGGAGCGGGAGCTGTCCGGCGCCCTGGCCGCGCTGGGCCGCCCGCCGGCCTTGGTCGTGACGGATTCCCAGGCCTTCCTCAAGGTGGCGGCCGACACGCCTCCCACCGTGCCCATGACCTCCTTCTCGATCCTGTTCGCCCGCCGCCAAGGCGACCTGACCGAGCTGGCGCGCGGCGCGGCGGCCATCGAGCGGCTGCGGGCCGGGGACCGCGTGCTGGTGGCCGAAGCCTGCGGCCACCACCCGGGTGGCGAGGACATCGGCCGCGTCAAGATTCCCCGCTGGCTGCGGCAGGTGGTGGGCGGCGCCCTCGAGTTCGACCACGTCCAGGGCCACGACTTCCCGCCGGACCTGTCGCCCTGGCGGCTGGTCATCCACTGCGGCGCCTGCATGTGGAACCGCCGCGAGGTGCTGAACCGGCTGCTCCACTGCCGGAGGGCCGGAGTGCCCATGACCAATTACGGCATCGCCATCGCCGCCAGCCTGGGTATCCTGGAGCGGGCCCTCGCCCCCTTCCCGGCCGCGCTGGAAGCCTGGCGGGAAGAGCGGCTGGGCGGCTGA
- the hydE gene encoding [FeFe] hydrogenase H-cluster radical SAM maturase HydE, whose translation MIPNEGTPSHEEILAWLREEDPSRLEKLWAAADETRRRHVGDEVHRRGLIEISNHCVRRCAYCGIRSANTEVVRYRMEPDEILECARQAKVFGYGTVVVQSGEDRAHTTEAVAELVRRIAGETGLAITLSLGERPLADYEAWRRAGADRYLLRFETTDPELFARIHPGYPGREPRLAILRHLRELDYEVGSGVMIGIPGQSYESLARDLELFRELDLDMIGVGPYIPHPATPLGQDGHPDYPPAPAGRQVPNTEEMTYKVVALTRLVRPDANIPSTTALATLNKEQGRELGLMRGANIVMPNLTPPKYRVLYEIYPGKACLSETAAQCSLCLEGRIYNIGRVPGTGPGWRPGHEPAGR comes from the coding sequence TTGATCCCCAATGAAGGGACGCCATCGCACGAAGAGATCCTCGCCTGGTTGCGCGAGGAGGACCCTTCCCGCCTCGAGAAGCTGTGGGCCGCCGCCGACGAGACCCGCCGCCGCCATGTGGGCGACGAGGTGCACCGGCGCGGCCTGATCGAGATCAGCAACCACTGCGTGCGCCGCTGCGCCTATTGCGGCATCCGCTCGGCCAACACGGAGGTGGTGCGCTACCGCATGGAGCCGGATGAGATCCTGGAGTGCGCCCGCCAGGCCAAGGTCTTCGGCTACGGCACGGTGGTGGTGCAGTCCGGCGAGGACCGCGCCCACACGACGGAAGCCGTCGCCGAGCTGGTGCGGCGCATCGCAGGCGAGACGGGCCTGGCCATCACCCTCAGCCTGGGGGAGCGACCCCTGGCCGATTACGAGGCCTGGCGCCGCGCCGGCGCCGACCGCTACTTGCTCCGTTTCGAGACGACCGACCCGGAGCTCTTCGCCCGCATCCACCCCGGCTACCCCGGGCGCGAACCGCGCTTGGCCATCCTGCGGCACCTGCGCGAGCTGGACTACGAGGTGGGCAGCGGCGTCATGATCGGCATTCCCGGCCAGTCCTACGAAAGCCTGGCGCGGGATCTCGAACTCTTCCGCGAACTGGACCTGGACATGATCGGCGTGGGGCCCTACATCCCCCACCCCGCCACGCCCCTGGGACAGGATGGCCACCCGGACTACCCGCCAGCCCCCGCCGGCCGGCAGGTCCCCAACACGGAGGAGATGACCTACAAGGTCGTCGCCCTGACCCGCCTGGTGCGGCCCGACGCCAACATCCCCAGCACCACCGCCCTGGCCACGTTGAACAAGGAGCAGGGTCGGGAGCTGGGCCTCATGCGCGGCGCCAACATCGTCATGCCCAATCTCACGCCGCCCAAGTACCGCGTCCTCTATGAGATCTACCCGGGCAAGGCCTGCCTCTCGGAGACGGCGGCCCAATGCTCCCTCTGCCTGGAGGGGCGCATCTACAACATCGGCCGGGTGCCGGGAACCGGACCGGGCTGGCGCCCCGGCCATGAGCCGGCGGGCCGCTAG
- a CDS encoding FlgD immunoglobulin-like domain containing protein, translating to MRKSWSQAYLRTYGLGSLGEPVFQYERGLVTSASFSVFVIPGAVVVYRTAVDGSCSYDVYRNGVYEMLAYLGSVPSEPGGNPAAAMVQDVLCTANPKSVSFTRLTGSRLNHLDSVPHSDVRLCRRQREHQLVALSNDTIFVYEIQRRKAPRLSQTFRVDRATTDVIPDPDNLFLVSRGGIRRCRTQGESLVVQAEAPWPGGDAPDLRFIGATDSLLFFRSARGDVALDVGDRDRMRWCGLLPWSRCVVDPRHNTAISLERCLQADSLIVFGLDCRLPDLDLRGETLDDPLPLTLVPGLPLVVAGSTDLYRADFTDCDACACHTWYWHNPNHYDWSETKEWHAWGNDVCYQFTTDFSGRLDCLLTASYNADVAILGPTNVLACGPGPHSLHLDPGTYTLVVDGTYGEVHGGSHNGDWSSLTHDSSGRYALTLNWMPETSPLGQVTPSGFLLGEPAPNPFNPATRLDLTLSIPTPVRAEIVDLAGRRVRLLEEGVLPAGSHALHWDGRSESGAPAASGLYLAVVAAGGELRTRKLLLLR from the coding sequence GTGAGGAAGAGCTGGTCCCAGGCCTATCTTCGCACCTACGGACTAGGATCGCTTGGAGAGCCGGTCTTCCAGTATGAGCGTGGCCTTGTCACTTCGGCCTCTTTCTCGGTCTTCGTCATTCCGGGGGCGGTGGTCGTCTATCGGACGGCGGTCGACGGCAGCTGCTCTTATGACGTGTACCGGAACGGCGTCTATGAGATGCTGGCCTATCTTGGCAGCGTGCCCTCCGAGCCCGGCGGGAATCCCGCGGCGGCCATGGTCCAGGACGTCCTCTGCACGGCCAACCCCAAATCCGTCTCCTTCACGCGCCTGACCGGGTCAAGACTGAATCACCTGGATAGCGTACCCCATTCCGACGTCCGCCTGTGTCGCCGTCAACGAGAGCACCAGCTGGTGGCGCTGAGCAACGACACGATCTTCGTCTACGAGATCCAGCGCCGCAAGGCCCCAAGGTTGTCACAGACCTTCCGCGTGGATCGCGCGACCACGGATGTGATTCCGGATCCGGACAACCTCTTCCTGGTCTCGCGTGGGGGAATCCGGCGTTGCCGGACCCAGGGGGAATCCCTGGTGGTGCAGGCCGAGGCCCCTTGGCCAGGAGGGGACGCGCCGGACCTGCGTTTCATTGGTGCGACGGATTCCCTGCTCTTCTTCCGCAGTGCCCGGGGGGATGTGGCCCTGGACGTGGGTGACCGCGACCGCATGCGCTGGTGCGGCCTCCTGCCCTGGAGCCGCTGCGTCGTGGACCCCCGACACAACACGGCCATCAGTCTGGAACGATGCCTTCAGGCCGACTCCCTGATTGTGTTCGGCCTGGACTGCCGGTTGCCGGACCTGGACCTGCGGGGGGAGACGCTGGACGATCCCCTGCCTCTGACCCTGGTCCCGGGCCTTCCCCTGGTCGTGGCCGGCAGCACCGACCTGTATCGCGCCGACTTCACGGATTGCGATGCTTGCGCTTGCCACACGTGGTATTGGCACAATCCCAACCACTACGATTGGTCAGAGACAAAGGAGTGGCACGCCTGGGGCAACGATGTCTGCTACCAGTTCACAACCGACTTCTCCGGCCGGCTGGATTGCCTGTTGACGGCCAGCTACAACGCCGATGTGGCGATCCTGGGACCAACGAATGTGCTCGCCTGCGGCCCGGGTCCCCATAGCCTGCACCTGGATCCAGGCACCTATACCCTGGTCGTCGACGGAACCTATGGCGAGGTCCATGGTGGCTCACACAACGGAGATTGGAGTTCTCTGACCCACGACAGCAGCGGGCGTTATGCCCTCACGTTGAATTGGATGCCGGAGACCTCGCCGCTGGGACAGGTGACACCGAGCGGTTTCCTTCTGGGGGAACCCGCCCCCAACCCCTTCAACCCCGCCACACGTCTGGATCTGACGCTGAGCATACCCACGCCGGTGCGCGCCGAGATCGTCGACCTGGCCGGCCGGCGTGTGCGGCTGCTGGAGGAGGGCGTCCTGCCGGCGGGCTCCCATGCGCTGCACTGGGACGGGCGGAGCGAGAGCGGCGCCCCGGCGGCCTCGGGGCTCTACTTGGCGGTGGTCGCGG